Below is a genomic region from Chloroflexota bacterium.
ACTTTTTCGAGGTCTATGCCGTCGAAGAGGACCTCCATATCGGCGAGCGAAGATACGGACACGCCTTCCTTCCCGACCTCCCCCTTCGAGCGTTCGTGGTCGCTGTCATAACCCATGAGCGTAGGCATATCGAACGCGGTGCTGAGACCGGTCTGCCCGTGCTCCATCAGATACTTGAAGCGCTGGTTGGTGTCCTCAGGGGTCCCGAAGCCAGCGAACTGGCGCATTGTCCAGAGACGACCC
It encodes:
- a CDS encoding methylmalonyl-CoA mutase; this translates as GRLWTMRQFAGFGTPEDTNQRFKYLMEHGQTGLSTAFDMPTLMGYDSDHERSKGEVGKEGVSVSSLADMEVLFDGIDLEKVTTSMTINCSASIIFAMYLVMAEKKGVSWQKLRGTNIQPRW